A single region of the Streptomyces caelestis genome encodes:
- a CDS encoding SCO3933 family regulatory protein, protein MRTIRVETSAATILLTEAPEPKVRDRQTGEIAKDATSGEALMTIGVVYLEDGESSLIKVTVPESGVSEGLTLGAPVSLPGLVARPWESVFNGQQRHGIAYRAAAVTPAAFPAATGAAA, encoded by the coding sequence TTGCGCACCATCCGTGTAGAGACCTCCGCCGCAACGATCCTGCTGACCGAGGCGCCCGAGCCCAAGGTCCGCGACCGGCAGACCGGCGAGATCGCCAAGGACGCCACCAGCGGAGAGGCCCTGATGACGATCGGCGTCGTCTACCTGGAGGACGGCGAATCGTCGCTGATCAAGGTCACCGTTCCGGAGAGCGGAGTGTCCGAGGGGCTGACGCTCGGGGCTCCGGTCTCGCTGCCGGGTCTGGTGGCCCGGCCGTGGGAGAGCGTCTTCAACGGGCAGCAGCGCCACGGCATCGCCTACCGCGCCGCCGCCGTGACTCCGGCCGCGTTCCCGGCCGCCACCGGGGCCGCTGCCTGA
- a CDS encoding IclR family transcriptional regulator domain-containing protein: MPAKPMNDAAGEATPEGAVRAETTPEEATPAETTPAEAIPEEAARAETTPAEATPAEATPAKATPAEAVTPLIRGIAVLRELTEADGTLSLSALERATGLARSTVDRITATLARMDYVRVDGRDVHLTPRLMELGNAYLSALRLPALLSARADALADELDESVSLAVADRDGIRFIHQATRRRAMSLSFRIGDLLPAERTAPGPLFAAEWTDTDWQHWRHRRAADPRDLSFTAVPPRKYGAGERDDEAFVARTEEAAANGWALDDQLIEPGLVAVSVPVRSPHTGDRRKIACVASVVSHTSRHTAHDLRTTLLPRLRSAVTEMERELRRTPPPDAGPPPSNLALWTGASKQQLGRDFIESLARGLTVLTAFGEGRPELTLTEVAHATGLARATARRALITYEHLDLVTTPSPRTFTLTPRVLALGFPPLSRTSLPEIAQPHLADLTSRIHESTSLAVLSDSGEEIQFTARVATGRVMSVNITVGTRLPAHATALGRVLLADTHRDQEQLTSIHSQGYALVDEELEEGLRSLAVPIRDRSGRVVAALNTAMHASRHSLRACVTDLLPELTSTATRIESDLHTASRFTHVPLT, translated from the coding sequence ATGCCAGCGAAGCCCATGAACGACGCCGCCGGGGAGGCCACGCCTGAGGGGGCCGTCCGGGCGGAGACCACACCTGAGGAGGCCACACCGGCGGAGACCACACCTGCGGAAGCCATACCTGAGGAGGCCGCCCGGGCGGAGACCACACCTGCGGAGGCCACACCTGCGGAGGCCACACCGGCGAAGGCCACACCGGCGGAGGCGGTCACGCCGCTGATCCGCGGTATCGCGGTCCTGCGGGAGCTGACCGAGGCGGACGGGACGCTGAGCCTCAGCGCCCTCGAACGGGCCACCGGCCTCGCCCGCTCCACGGTCGACCGCATCACGGCCACACTCGCCCGCATGGACTACGTCCGCGTGGACGGCCGGGACGTGCACCTGACCCCCCGCCTGATGGAGCTGGGCAACGCCTACCTCTCCGCCCTGCGCCTCCCCGCCCTTCTCTCCGCCCGAGCGGACGCCCTGGCAGACGAGTTGGACGAGTCGGTCTCCCTCGCGGTGGCCGACCGCGACGGCATCCGCTTCATCCACCAGGCGACCCGCCGCCGCGCGATGTCCCTGAGCTTCCGCATCGGCGACCTGCTCCCCGCCGAACGCACCGCACCGGGACCGCTGTTCGCCGCGGAGTGGACGGACACCGACTGGCAGCACTGGCGGCACCGCAGGGCGGCGGACCCGAGGGACCTGTCCTTCACGGCCGTACCGCCGCGCAAGTACGGAGCGGGCGAACGAGACGACGAGGCCTTCGTCGCCCGCACGGAAGAGGCGGCCGCGAACGGCTGGGCTCTGGACGACCAATTGATCGAACCCGGCCTGGTGGCGGTCTCGGTCCCGGTCCGGTCCCCACACACGGGCGACCGCCGAAAGATCGCCTGCGTGGCGAGCGTGGTCAGCCACACGAGCCGGCACACGGCACACGACCTGCGCACGACGCTGCTGCCGAGATTGCGGTCGGCGGTGACGGAGATGGAACGCGAACTGCGCCGCACGCCACCCCCGGACGCCGGCCCACCCCCCTCGAACCTCGCTCTCTGGACGGGCGCGTCCAAGCAGCAACTGGGCCGCGACTTCATCGAATCCCTGGCACGAGGCCTGACGGTCCTCACGGCCTTCGGCGAGGGCAGGCCGGAGCTGACCCTCACGGAGGTGGCCCACGCGACGGGGCTGGCCCGGGCGACGGCCCGCCGAGCACTGATCACCTACGAGCACCTGGACCTGGTGACCACCCCGAGCCCCCGCACCTTCACCCTGACCCCCCGGGTCCTCGCCCTCGGCTTCCCACCCCTCTCCCGCACGTCCCTTCCCGAGATCGCCCAGCCCCACCTGGCCGACCTGACGTCCCGCATCCACGAGTCGACGTCCCTGGCGGTGCTCTCTGACTCGGGTGAGGAGATCCAGTTCACGGCCAGGGTGGCGACGGGCCGGGTGATGAGCGTGAACATCACGGTGGGCACGCGCCTGCCGGCGCACGCGACGGCACTGGGACGAGTCCTGCTGGCGGACACGCACAGAGACCAAGAACAGCTGACCTCGATCCACTCCCAGGGCTACGCCCTGGTCGACGAGGAACTGGAAGAGGGCCTCCGCTCCCTCGCGGTCCCGATCCGCGACCGTTCCGGACGTGTGGTGGCCGCCCTGAACACAGCGATGCACGCGAGCCGCCACTCCCTGCGCGCGTGCGTAACGGACCTGCTCCCCGAACTCACCTCAACAGCCACCCGCATCGAGTCGGACCTCCACACCGCCAGCCGCTTCACCCACGTCCCCCTGACCTGA
- a CDS encoding NUDIX hydrolase, which produces MSVAGVIVDDQGRALLIKRRDNGHWEPPGGILEREETIPEALQREVLEETGIKIGLPATLTGIYKNMTGLIVSMVFRCEAADGTPTTGDETRALRWATREEVIELTDEAYAIRVLDALDAVSPPAIRAHDGVKLV; this is translated from the coding sequence GTGAGCGTCGCCGGAGTCATCGTCGACGACCAGGGCCGGGCCCTCTTGATCAAACGCCGCGACAACGGCCACTGGGAACCCCCGGGCGGCATCCTCGAACGCGAGGAAACCATTCCCGAGGCCCTTCAGCGCGAAGTTCTCGAAGAGACCGGCATCAAGATCGGGCTTCCCGCGACTCTGACCGGGATCTACAAGAACATGACGGGCCTGATCGTCTCCATGGTCTTCCGCTGTGAGGCCGCCGACGGCACGCCCACCACCGGGGACGAGACCCGCGCACTGCGCTGGGCCACCCGTGAAGAGGTCATCGAACTCACCGACGAGGCATACGCGATCCGCGTCCTGGACGCACTCGACGCGGTATCCCCGCCGGCCATCCGCGCCCACGATGGCGTGAAACTCGTCTAG
- a CDS encoding DUF2637 domain-containing protein: protein MRAHLARVDAVLVQAVIAAALSFAHLHDVASAAGQDGWKAWAYPISVDLLLVAAWRRLRSGEAKAAGWCWFLIALAASLGANVATAGLLDLDHVPAWLRILVAGWPAVAFLGGTLLVHSPPASPDETGNAVAQQEPEDIENQDDEPDPAPEPPMPPAADPAPAPPSAPPPVAVPAALVEHARKVAAEHHARTGTAIDTPTLRTRLGVPPPMADAIAAQL from the coding sequence ATGCGTGCCCACCTGGCCCGCGTCGATGCGGTGCTCGTTCAGGCGGTCATCGCCGCCGCGCTGTCCTTCGCCCACCTCCACGACGTCGCCTCGGCGGCCGGACAGGACGGGTGGAAAGCGTGGGCCTACCCGATCAGCGTTGACCTGCTGCTCGTTGCTGCCTGGCGCCGACTGCGCTCCGGGGAGGCGAAAGCGGCCGGGTGGTGCTGGTTCCTGATCGCACTCGCCGCGTCCCTCGGAGCGAACGTGGCCACAGCCGGACTGCTCGACCTGGACCACGTGCCGGCCTGGCTCCGCATCCTCGTCGCGGGCTGGCCCGCGGTCGCTTTCCTTGGCGGAACCCTCCTAGTCCACTCGCCGCCGGCGTCGCCCGACGAGACCGGGAACGCCGTGGCCCAACAGGAACCCGAGGACATCGAGAACCAGGACGACGAGCCCGATCCTGCACCAGAACCACCGATGCCACCGGCGGCCGACCCGGCACCCGCTCCACCGTCGGCCCCGCCTCCGGTCGCCGTCCCGGCCGCCCTGGTCGAGCACGCCCGCAAAGTCGCCGCCGAGCACCACGCCCGCACCGGAACGGCCATCGACACCCCAACCCTGCGTACCCGCCTCGGCGTTCCGCCGCCCATGGCCGACGCCATCGCTGCCCAGCTCTGA
- a CDS encoding ATP-binding protein encodes MHEYTSTARVWGLTCPGFPEEVSRARRWTRDILRGSPLADDAELIVSELSANAILHTASGGEGSFHLALAVSPKVVALSVTDEGGTGTAPKVEHQDQDAVHGRGLGMVSVIAHRVVVHGSHSGYTVTAELFTDTQPEGHPC; translated from the coding sequence ATGCACGAGTATACGAGCACCGCCCGGGTCTGGGGACTCACTTGCCCAGGATTTCCGGAAGAGGTCAGTCGGGCCCGCCGCTGGACACGGGACATCCTGCGGGGATCCCCCCTGGCCGACGACGCCGAACTGATCGTGAGCGAGCTGAGCGCGAACGCGATCCTCCACACGGCAAGCGGCGGGGAAGGCAGCTTCCACTTGGCCCTCGCGGTCTCCCCCAAGGTGGTCGCCCTGTCGGTCACCGACGAGGGAGGGACGGGCACCGCCCCGAAGGTCGAGCACCAGGACCAGGACGCGGTACACGGCCGCGGCTTGGGCATGGTCAGCGTCATCGCACACCGGGTCGTCGTCCACGGCAGCCACAGCGGCTACACCGTCACCGCCGAACTCTTCACGGACACCCAGCCGGAAGGTCACCCGTGCTGA
- a CDS encoding GntR family transcriptional regulator, whose product MPSLSSGLLGDLDPTSDRAVFRQIADQLREAIDRGRFKEGEKLPSEAELVEHYGVSRMTVRNSFSVLQGEGLVHAEHGKGVFVRPRPPVRRLASDRFARRHREQGKSAFIVEADAAGSHPQVDSLEVKEEKASQDVSTRLGSVRRVLARRRRYLLDGRPVEFATSYLPLDIARGTPIAEPNPGPGGIYARLEELGHRLDHFEEEIRARMPSPDEVRTLRLASGVPVIHLIRTAFDQEGRAVEVCDTVMAADAYVLSYQLPAT is encoded by the coding sequence GTGCCCTCTCTTTCCTCCGGCCTCCTCGGCGATCTCGACCCCACGAGCGATCGTGCGGTCTTCCGGCAGATCGCCGACCAGCTGCGCGAGGCCATCGACCGTGGGCGGTTCAAGGAGGGCGAAAAGCTGCCCTCCGAGGCGGAGCTTGTCGAGCATTACGGGGTTTCCCGTATGACGGTTCGAAACTCCTTCTCCGTCCTCCAGGGCGAGGGCCTGGTGCACGCCGAGCACGGCAAGGGCGTCTTCGTGCGACCACGACCGCCTGTACGGCGGCTCGCCTCCGACCGGTTCGCCCGGCGCCACCGCGAGCAGGGAAAGTCCGCGTTCATCGTGGAGGCCGACGCCGCCGGCAGTCACCCGCAGGTGGACAGCCTGGAGGTCAAGGAGGAGAAGGCCAGTCAGGACGTCTCCACCCGGCTCGGGTCCGTGCGGCGGGTGCTGGCCCGGCGCCGCCGGTATCTGCTGGACGGGCGGCCGGTGGAGTTCGCCACCTCGTATCTGCCGCTCGACATCGCGCGCGGTACGCCGATCGCCGAGCCGAACCCCGGGCCCGGCGGCATCTATGCCCGGCTTGAGGAGCTGGGGCACCGCCTCGACCACTTCGAGGAAGAGATCCGTGCCCGGATGCCCTCGCCTGATGAGGTGCGAACGCTGCGGCTGGCCTCCGGCGTGCCGGTCATTCACCTGATCCGGACCGCGTTCGACCAGGAGGGACGGGCCGTGGAGGTCTGCGACACGGTCATGGCGGCCGACGCCTACGTCCTGTCGTACCAGCTCCCGGCGACGTGA
- a CDS encoding replication initiator: MPALLRQLAGLGGCTHPIRLDGHRTEYDVNTRTGEIGNVLHHLDSSSLPAGHLLVRCNNRRTTRCAACAEVYRRDTFHLITSGLRGGKGVPERVAAHPRVFATFTAPSFGPVHNRPTGPAGSVRRCRCGTLHDQDDPALGTPLDPDTYDYEAAVLWNAHAGPLWRRFSTYLRREVAKCAGLTQRAFREHARVSFAKVAEYQKRGTVHFHAVIRIDGPEGGDTPPPAWATAELLTDAIRAAAVAVRVEGPVIDGRAHVFTFGRQLDVRTIRSVDFDGGQELSERAVAAYIAKYATKGAETATGALDRPLKFLAELAQLDISDHARQLIRTAWTLGARKDLEHLRLRAWAHMLGFRGHFSTKSRRYSTTLGALRDARAEWRRAQAAEATETGPDTTLVLAHWVYAGTGLTDAEAWLAETLEPALGTEGESTHG; this comes from the coding sequence ATGCCCGCACTCCTGCGCCAGCTCGCCGGCCTCGGCGGCTGCACACACCCGATCCGCCTCGACGGCCACCGCACCGAGTACGACGTGAACACCCGCACCGGCGAGATTGGCAACGTCCTCCACCACCTCGACTCCTCCAGCCTCCCGGCCGGGCACCTCTTGGTCCGCTGCAACAACCGCCGCACGACCCGGTGCGCGGCCTGCGCCGAGGTCTACCGCCGCGACACCTTCCACTTGATCACCTCCGGCCTTCGCGGCGGCAAGGGCGTCCCCGAACGCGTTGCCGCACATCCGCGAGTGTTCGCCACCTTCACCGCGCCGAGCTTTGGCCCGGTCCACAACCGCCCCACTGGCCCGGCCGGTTCGGTCCGCCGCTGCCGCTGCGGCACGCTCCACGATCAGGACGACCCCGCACTCGGCACCCCGCTTGACCCGGACACCTACGACTACGAAGCGGCCGTGCTCTGGAACGCGCACGCCGGTCCCCTGTGGCGGCGCTTCTCGACCTACCTGCGCCGGGAGGTCGCCAAGTGCGCCGGACTGACTCAGCGCGCCTTCCGCGAGCACGCCCGGGTGTCTTTCGCCAAGGTCGCCGAGTACCAGAAGCGTGGCACCGTCCACTTCCACGCCGTCATCCGCATCGACGGCCCCGAGGGCGGGGACACCCCGCCTCCCGCCTGGGCCACCGCCGAGCTGCTGACCGACGCCATCCGCGCCGCTGCTGTTGCGGTTCGGGTGGAGGGCCCCGTCATCGACGGCCGCGCGCACGTCTTCACCTTCGGCCGTCAGCTTGACGTACGCACCATCCGCTCGGTCGACTTCGACGGTGGCCAGGAGCTGAGCGAGCGGGCCGTTGCCGCGTACATCGCCAAGTACGCGACCAAAGGCGCCGAGACCGCCACGGGAGCCCTGGACCGGCCGCTTAAGTTCCTCGCCGAACTCGCCCAGCTCGACATCAGCGACCACGCCCGCCAACTGATCCGCACGGCTTGGACGCTCGGCGCCCGGAAGGACCTCGAGCACCTCCGCCTGCGGGCCTGGGCCCACATGCTCGGCTTCCGTGGCCACTTCTCCACAAAGTCCCGTCGCTACTCCACCACCCTCGGCGCCCTCCGTGATGCCCGCGCCGAGTGGCGCCGCGCACAAGCCGCCGAAGCGACCGAGACCGGCCCGGACACAACCCTCGTCCTCGCGCACTGGGTCTACGCCGGAACCGGCCTCACCGACGCCGAAGCCTGGCTCGCCGAAACCCTCGAACCCGCCCTCGGAACGGAAGGAGAGTCCACCCATGGCTGA
- a CDS encoding tyrosine-type recombinase/integrase, whose translation MANKKGRRRDFGSVRQLPSGRWQVRYRDPETGQLRPAEKTYPTKTDAQVALTHIESDITRGQWSDPDAGAVNFEEYATAWLRDRKLADRTRERNESVMRLHILPTFGAGSVADVTTARVRSWRGKLLGAGLGEPTVVKAYQLLRALMNTAVDDELIRRNPCRIKGADRYDVPERPVLTVAEVFAVADSIAPRYRLLVLLAAFTMLRFGELAALRRRDIDLEALTVTVRRAQAELQDSRLLDKAPKSAAGVRSVSFPAELLDAVRHHLEHFAAPGRDGHVFVGPQGGQLRRSNFRDDWVKARKAAGVTAELHFHDLRHTGNTLASTAGASTRELMTRMGHSSSRAALIYQHMTSDRDRAIADSLGAMIRGGGGVASGSPGDAERT comes from the coding sequence ATGGCCAACAAGAAGGGGAGGCGACGGGACTTCGGTTCGGTCCGGCAGCTTCCGTCCGGCCGGTGGCAGGTCCGCTACCGGGACCCGGAGACGGGGCAACTGCGCCCGGCGGAGAAGACCTACCCGACCAAAACAGACGCCCAAGTCGCGCTGACGCACATCGAGTCGGACATCACGCGCGGACAGTGGTCGGACCCGGACGCCGGGGCGGTGAACTTCGAGGAGTACGCCACCGCGTGGCTGCGGGACCGAAAGCTTGCTGACCGCACCCGCGAGCGGAACGAGTCGGTGATGCGGCTGCACATCCTGCCCACCTTCGGGGCCGGGAGCGTGGCCGACGTGACCACGGCCCGGGTACGCAGCTGGCGCGGCAAGCTCCTCGGGGCCGGCCTCGGTGAGCCGACGGTCGTCAAGGCGTACCAACTGCTGCGCGCCCTGATGAATACGGCCGTCGACGACGAACTGATCCGGCGCAACCCGTGCCGCATCAAGGGCGCAGACCGCTACGACGTGCCCGAGCGGCCGGTCCTCACGGTCGCGGAGGTCTTCGCCGTTGCCGACTCCATCGCGCCGCGCTACCGGCTGCTCGTGCTCCTGGCGGCCTTCACCATGCTGCGGTTCGGGGAGCTGGCGGCCTTGCGACGCCGGGACATCGACCTGGAGGCGCTGACTGTCACTGTGCGCCGCGCTCAGGCCGAGTTGCAGGACAGCCGCCTCTTAGACAAGGCGCCGAAGTCCGCGGCCGGGGTTCGTTCCGTCTCCTTTCCGGCCGAACTGCTGGACGCGGTCAGGCATCACCTGGAGCACTTCGCCGCTCCCGGCCGCGACGGGCACGTCTTCGTCGGGCCGCAGGGCGGGCAACTGCGGCGGAGCAACTTCCGGGACGACTGGGTTAAGGCCCGGAAGGCTGCGGGCGTCACGGCCGAGCTGCACTTCCACGATCTTCGGCACACGGGCAATACGCTCGCCTCCACGGCCGGGGCCAGCACACGGGAGCTGATGACCCGCATGGGGCACAGCAGCTCCAGGGCCGCGCTGATCTACCAGCACATGACCAGCGACCGGGACAGGGCCATCGCGGACAGCCTCGGGGCCATGATCCGGGGCGGCGGGGGAGTGGCTTCAGGTTCCCCAGGGGACGCCGAGCGGACGTAG
- a CDS encoding mobile element transfer protein: MSVNRRFRSVTRIGPVQVGTSYDGRGREKHTAACTAPRCGFSADYDSRAAAELAARTHRCPVR, encoded by the coding sequence GTGAGCGTCAACCGCCGTTTCCGCTCCGTCACCCGCATCGGCCCCGTCCAGGTCGGCACGTCCTACGACGGTCGCGGCCGGGAGAAGCACACCGCCGCCTGCACAGCCCCGCGCTGCGGCTTCTCCGCCGACTACGACAGCCGCGCTGCCGCCGAGCTGGCCGCCCGTACCCACCGCTGCCCCGTCCGCTGA
- a CDS encoding SpdD protein, whose translation MFLPKYPGSPTLPPAYPHTVADQAPARRPAPQISVSTGAVAAVLVGGVVLTALLAAVAVTAVSVAVAAVVLRSMLRDQHRR comes from the coding sequence GTGTTCCTGCCCAAGTACCCCGGCAGCCCGACACTGCCGCCCGCATACCCCCACACCGTTGCCGATCAGGCCCCCGCGCGGCGTCCCGCCCCTCAGATCTCCGTCAGCACGGGAGCGGTCGCGGCTGTCCTCGTCGGCGGCGTCGTGCTGACCGCACTCCTGGCCGCCGTCGCCGTCACGGCTGTCTCCGTGGCCGTCGCCGCCGTGGTCCTGCGCTCGATGCTCCGCGACCAGCACCGCCGCTGA
- a CDS encoding helix-turn-helix domain-containing protein: MADRYLTVSQVAELLGTTERFPRRLIAERRIVFVKVGRHVRIPESALNAFIDAHTVQPIGHRRSSLRRAA; this comes from the coding sequence ATGGCTGACCGCTACCTGACCGTGTCGCAGGTGGCCGAACTCCTCGGCACCACGGAACGCTTTCCGCGCCGTCTGATCGCCGAGCGACGCATCGTGTTCGTCAAGGTCGGCCGACACGTCCGTATCCCGGAGAGCGCACTGAACGCCTTCATCGACGCCCATACGGTGCAGCCGATCGGCCATCGGCGCAGCTCCCTGCGGAGGGCTGCCTGA
- a CDS encoding FtsK/SpoIIIE domain-containing protein, translating into MTDLTTLLEVGGPVAALGGGAAYARAKHPGVYWSTVGLPISTARLLSSYGSVMEACGLTVAPSRLRMLAVKATTRREVRPVPPRRGIIRPTSTGLRLRLRLAPGQEPADVAASAERLRHAWGVHAVYVSTVKPGVVELRLVGFDVLHRVRMPRKIDIGLLSVPVALREDATPFVRDYRTVPHQLTLGATLSGKSMYLRHLIAGLASQPVALVGIDCKRGVELAPFAPRLSALATDPEQAAELLPVLVKEMEDRYDLIKARQGIAPDTPAEEITSDVWGLPESERPVPLVLFVDEVAELFLVATRKDEERRDEMVTQLIRLAQLGRAAGIYLEVCGQRFGAELGKGATMLRAQLTGRVCHRVNDEASAKMALGDIAPEAVTAACAIAPERPGLAVAGDTSGGWSRIRTPYLSLGDAAETCRESAHLVPDLPALKPFRPDVPVRPVETPGPAVRPRPVTD; encoded by the coding sequence ATGACCGACCTGACGACACTCCTGGAGGTGGGTGGTCCTGTCGCCGCACTCGGCGGCGGGGCCGCCTACGCCCGGGCCAAGCATCCCGGGGTGTACTGGTCCACGGTCGGTCTGCCGATATCCACGGCCCGGCTCCTCAGCTCGTACGGCTCGGTCATGGAGGCCTGCGGCCTGACCGTGGCTCCGTCCCGGCTGCGGATGCTGGCGGTCAAGGCCACCACCCGCCGTGAAGTCCGTCCCGTACCGCCGCGTCGCGGCATCATCCGGCCCACATCGACAGGGCTGCGGCTCCGGCTCCGGCTCGCTCCGGGACAGGAACCGGCCGATGTCGCCGCCTCGGCGGAACGGCTGCGGCATGCCTGGGGCGTTCATGCGGTGTACGTCTCGACGGTCAAGCCGGGTGTGGTCGAACTGCGTCTTGTCGGCTTCGATGTCCTGCACCGGGTGCGGATGCCGCGCAAGATCGACATTGGATTGCTGAGCGTTCCGGTTGCCCTGCGGGAGGACGCCACGCCCTTCGTGCGCGACTACCGGACTGTGCCCCACCAACTCACCCTCGGCGCGACGCTGTCGGGCAAGTCCATGTATCTGCGGCACCTGATCGCCGGACTCGCCTCTCAGCCGGTCGCCCTGGTCGGCATCGACTGCAAGCGTGGTGTGGAGCTGGCGCCGTTCGCTCCTCGGCTGTCCGCGCTGGCTACCGATCCGGAGCAGGCCGCCGAGCTGCTGCCCGTGCTCGTGAAGGAAATGGAGGACCGCTACGACCTGATCAAGGCCCGGCAGGGCATCGCGCCGGACACTCCGGCCGAGGAAATCACTTCGGACGTCTGGGGACTGCCCGAGTCCGAACGCCCCGTTCCCCTCGTTCTGTTCGTGGACGAGGTCGCTGAACTGTTCCTCGTCGCCACCAGGAAGGACGAGGAACGGCGGGACGAGATGGTCACCCAGCTCATCCGGCTCGCCCAACTCGGTCGCGCGGCTGGCATCTACCTGGAGGTCTGCGGGCAGCGCTTCGGCGCCGAGCTGGGCAAGGGGGCCACCATGCTGCGAGCGCAGTTGACCGGCCGCGTCTGCCACCGGGTGAACGACGAGGCCTCCGCGAAGATGGCGCTCGGCGATATCGCACCCGAAGCGGTCACGGCCGCCTGCGCCATCGCCCCCGAACGGCCCGGCCTCGCCGTGGCGGGCGACACCTCAGGCGGCTGGTCCCGCATCCGCACGCCGTACTTGTCGCTGGGCGACGCGGCCGAGACCTGCCGGGAGTCGGCCCACCTGGTTCCCGACCTGCCCGCGCTCAAGCCTTTCCGGCCCGATGTGCCCGTACGGCCCGTCGAGACACCGGGCCCGGCGGTGCGGCCCCGACCGGTGACCGACTGA
- a CDS encoding DUF4041 domain-containing protein, translating into MLQEAGIYEYRHPLADALAYKDRLDSLKARYKQLARDDRAVLGNQYWMVDGSAAKGRKMVRDFSKLMLRAYNAEADNAVRGMKPHRLDSLIDRLGKTRESIARLGATMQIRIGDDYHQLRVQELELTADYLVRKETEREEQRELRAQQREEERMQREIERERQRLEKERSHYEGALRRLRSGTGDEAAIAELEGKLVELGAELEAVEAREANIRAGYVYVISNVGAFGERMVKIGMTRRLDPMDRVIELGDASVPFRFDVHALIFSEDAVGLERRLHQEFESRRVNRVNLRREFFYVTPADVRAALQRLAGQHLLEFQDTPEAPEWRASQTAAGR; encoded by the coding sequence ATGCTGCAAGAGGCCGGCATTTACGAGTACCGCCATCCGCTCGCCGACGCGCTCGCCTACAAGGACCGGCTCGACAGTCTCAAGGCCCGCTACAAGCAGTTGGCGAGGGACGATCGGGCAGTGCTCGGCAACCAGTACTGGATGGTGGACGGCTCAGCTGCCAAGGGCCGCAAGATGGTCCGTGACTTCTCCAAGCTGATGCTGCGCGCGTACAACGCCGAGGCGGACAACGCAGTGCGCGGCATGAAGCCGCACCGGCTCGACTCGTTGATCGACCGGCTCGGCAAGACGCGGGAGTCGATCGCCCGGCTCGGCGCCACCATGCAGATCCGCATCGGCGATGACTACCACCAGCTGCGGGTCCAGGAGTTGGAACTGACGGCGGACTACCTGGTGAGGAAGGAGACCGAGCGGGAGGAGCAGCGAGAGCTTCGAGCCCAGCAGCGCGAGGAGGAGCGCATGCAGCGCGAGATCGAGCGCGAGCGGCAGCGGCTGGAGAAGGAACGCAGCCACTACGAGGGCGCCCTGCGCCGCCTGCGCTCCGGCACCGGCGATGAGGCCGCCATCGCCGAACTCGAAGGAAAACTTGTCGAGTTGGGCGCCGAACTGGAGGCGGTCGAGGCCCGCGAGGCCAACATCCGGGCCGGATACGTCTACGTCATCTCCAACGTCGGAGCGTTCGGCGAACGCATGGTCAAGATCGGTATGACCCGGCGCCTCGATCCCATGGACCGCGTCATCGAACTCGGGGACGCGTCCGTCCCCTTCCGTTTCGACGTACACGCCCTGATCTTCAGTGAGGACGCCGTCGGCCTGGAACGCCGCCTGCACCAGGAGTTCGAGTCCCGCCGCGTCAACCGGGTGAACCTACGCCGGGAGTTCTTCTACGTCACACCGGCAGACGTACGCGCCGCCCTGCAGCGGCTCGCCGGACAGCACCTCCTGGAGTTCCAGGACACGCCCGAGGCTCCTGAATGGAGGGCCAGCCAGACCGCTGCCGGGCGGTGA